Genomic DNA from Perognathus longimembris pacificus isolate PPM17 chromosome 6, ASM2315922v1, whole genome shotgun sequence:
GTGTAGGAGGGTTGGTGGTTagtttttatgtctttatttggTGAAATTAACAGTCACAGTCTTCATGTGTCTCTCCCCATGTTTTCTCTTCGTTCTTTCAggcttggttttggttttaaaCATACTACTGCACTGATGTCTAAAAGTCACAGCACCATTGTAGGAACTGGGGTCTCAtagtttttattttgcatttattttcaaacatAATCTCAAATATATTTGTGAGGTTATGTATCATAATCCAAGTTACTCTCCTCATCCTCCActtccgcctcctgagtagtagtatTACAGGacttaccaccacacccagctgtgtgtgtgtgtgtgtgtgtgtgtgtgtgtgtgtgtgtgtgtgtgtcagctccacttccagttttctggtggttaattggagataggaatctcatagactttcctgcccaggctggcctcaaaccatgatcttcaaatctcggtctctccagagtagctaggattacaggcatgagccaccagtgcctggattctCCTAGTTGTTTTGAGGAGGAAttagtgtatatatgtacacacacctcCATCCTCCAATACATCTGCCTTGGATAACTATTGGTGTTTGAAGCTTAATGTTTGGTGAAGAGGCAATGGAAAGCTCTTAGACAAAGCACCTGCTATTTAGAATAGCCCAGTGCATCATGAAGAGAATCcaagtgtgtgcacatgtacgtgTTTGAATGTGCATTGttgatgtgtgcatatgcatgttaAGAGTATGCATATAttctatgtgtgtttgtatgtttgaaTGTATGGAGACACTCATGTATGAAGTGAGTAAGAATGTGTGCatatgagctgggaatgtggcttaacagtagagagcttgcctagcatgcatggggccctgggtttgattcctcagtaccacataagcaaaaataaaaaaattcttttttaaaaaaaagaatgtgtgccTATGCACGAGAGTGTGCGtgtctttgtgtgtatatgcaggtgtgttatgagtgtgtgtgtaggtaATGTGTGAAACTTTATGCTATGTATGTGTGAAAATGTGAATATACCTATATATGCTTATGTAAGTGAAAGTATATGTGTGCAAGAGAAATTTATGTGTATATTTGAAAAAGAGTTTGTATATCTGTGAGTATAAGGGGGGGAGTATATGTGTATTTGTCTCACTCCCTTCTGGGCCGGCCCTGGTGATGGTCCCAGTGCTCCTTCCTGGAGGGCCATGTCTGAGCTACTGTCTCCTGTGGCTGTCTGCAGGTTTTCCCATGGGCAGGTGGTCTCTGTGGACGAGCTGCGGCCTTTCCAGGACCCAGACTTGAGCTTGCTACAGGTGGGCTCTGCTTGTCTGGCCAAACACCAGGATGGCCTCTGGCACCCAGCACGGATCACAGGTGAGGCTGACTGCAGGGCCTCCCTGATGAGCTTCTCCTGAAAAACCCTCTCCATGCTTCATATGGCCACTCCTTTCCTCCTCTGGGTTGTGTGTTGGGGTCCTGCATGGGCCTAAGAGGAGAAAACTTGCTTTCGGTCAcagccctcccttcttccctccctgcttctcACATAGTCCCACCTGTCAAAGCTGTTGACCtaactgggtgctggttgctcacacctataattctagctcctcaggaggctaagatctgaggatcgcagttcaaagccagctaggctagaaaatctgtgagattcttatctccaattaatcatcagaaaactggatgtagagttgtggctcaaagtagtagagcactagctttaagcaataggagcttagggacagcacccaggcccagagttcaagccccaagacaccccccgcccccccacaaaaaaactgCTGTTGAGCATATCCTGTCTCTGTTCCTCTCCAGATGTGGACAGTGGCTACTATACAGTTAAGTTTGACTCACTTCTGCTAAAGGAGGCTGTGGTTGAGGGGGACAGCATCCTGCCCCCTCTGCGCACGGAGGCCACAGAGTCGTCCGACTCAGACAGCGGTGATGCAGATGATTCCAGCTATGCCAGAGGTATGGCAGCCACGTTGGAGCCAGAGGCAGAGTCAGGGTATGGAGTATAATGGGTAAAGTTATCCAGAGAGGTATCTAACTGACAGGAGTAACTGGAAACTGGATGCAGTGAGGCCAAGCATGGGGAGCCAGAGGAGAGAGCCCAGGACCAGAGAGTGTGTGGCCGGCCTGCAGATCACAGAAGCAGACACAACCCCCTGGTGCAAGGTCCCAGCTACATTGTGGTTTCTGTGGAGAGCTGTACCTCTTCCGGGACCCAAACTTGCTGCAGGCATGCTCTGTATGTCTGGCCTCAGATACCCAGTAGGATCACAGGAGGGGAGGGACTGCAGATGTTGGGCTTGCCAGGGCATCACAGGAGGTGACCAGTCAATGGGCATGGAGCATACTGTTCCCCGACTTAGGGCTGGATCTCTGGTAGATGGTAGCAGAAGTGATCATTGCGAGTGGAACACGGGCAACCAGGGCAGAGATTTCAGGAAGGGAGCTTGTGAGTAATGCTCCTTGTGAGGAGTTGGTTAGGATGAAGATGGAGATGCCCCAGGGAGGTATGACAAGAATTGATGGTCTTTGAACCCTGAATCTGTAGTGACATAGATGACTTGAGGCAGTGAAGTTGACCCCAGTGCAGTCAGCTTTCTACCCAGAGGTACCGGGAGTACCTACAGGAGGCCTGGGAGGTCCTGCCTGGAAGCTGACCTTTTGGTAACATTGGCCGGAATCTGTGGCACCCCTGGGATTCTCAGCTGAGCCACTGCCCTGTGTTTCCTGCAGTGGTGGAATCTACTCTAGACACTGGAACCTGCAGTTCTGCCTTTGCTGGCTGGGAGGTACACACGCGAGGCATCGGCTCCAAACTCCTTGCCAAGATGGGCTATGAGTTTGGCAAGGGTGAGTGCACATTGCCCTAAGGGGAGGGTGCTTCAGCGAAGCCCCAGGCTCTGGCAGCCCTAGTGGCAGCCTTGATCTTCCTCAGGTCTGGGCCGACATGCAGAAGGCCGAGTGGAACCTATCCATGCCGTGGTGTTGCCTCGAGGGAAGTCACTGGACCAGTGTGCCGACATTCTTCAAAAGAGGACCAAGAGGGTTCAGGCTGGTGCCAGCAGGCCCCCAAGGTGCCGGGGGAGTAGGGGGGGACCTAGGGGCCGTCCACCCCCTCGGAATGTGTTTGACTTCCTGAACGAAAAACTGCAAAGCCAGGCTCCTGGGGTCCTGGAAGCTGGGGTTGACCCCCCTGGAAGGAAGAACAAGGACATGTACCACGCCAACAAGAGTGCAAAGCAGGCTCTGAGCCTGCAGCTCTTCCAGACTGAGGAGAAGATCGAGCGGACCCAACGGGATATCCGGGGAATCCAGGAGGCTCTCAGCAGGAATGCTGGTCGGTATGTATGGGGGCCAACCAGAGTGGAATAGGGACCCACAGTAGCATCCCCACAGGGTACCTGTGAGAAGTCACCTGACCTGAGTGGTGATTGAGTCTGAAGAGGTCTGGATGTCGAGGATGGGCATTGGCCACATACAGCAGCTGGGGGTCCTGGTAGGCTGGCAGCCCCAGGAGATCTCACTAACTGGCAGGCCCTTCCTAGGCACAGCGTGGCGGCAGCTCAGTTGCAAGAGAAGCTGGAGGGAGCCCAGAGGCAACTGAGGCAGCTTCGAGCTCAGGAGGCCGGCCTACAGCTCGAGCGACGGAAAGCTGACACCCACAGGAAGATGACGGAGTTCTAGAGGCCAGCACGTCCATGAATGGAGCCCAGGATCTCAGCGCCCATCACTCTGGTGGGAAGGCAGCTGTCATCCTGATTCCTAGGAGACCCTACCGAAGAAGAGCCAGCCCACCCTAGGCTGCCCCTTGTTTAGCCTCACTTGCCTGGAGCCTATGGGCAGTGCTGAGTGCAAATGGGCTGCAGGTCATTTCTGGACACCTGTTCACCAAGCTCACCCACCAGTGACTTGGGGTATCTCCTTAGCAAGGACATTAAAGTGATTTCATTACTGTGTCACTCAGTGAAGACTTAGCCTGCTGTGGGTTCTCTGGGGAAAGAGAAGTCTGTATCTGTACAGGGTTGTGACAACAGACAGCTGGATTGGAGGGGTCCCAAGTGAGGCTGCTGCCCCTGCCATGGTCAGAGCACAGCGAGAGTGGCAttctcccttccatcctttctctaGCCAAGTGGACACAAGCCAAGGGTGTCCCATCATGTCTTAACACAAACAGGGCCTAGTGGGTGGGGATGGGCCCTGAAGAACACTGTTAGTAAAGTGTGCAGACCTGGACAGAGGGTTCATTGCTCCTTCTTGGCAGCCCCTGACCATCCAGGTGGCCCGCTCTGCCCACCTCAGCAGTAAATGTTTACCGTGTTGGGTAGGAGGGATGTGGGTTAGGCTCAGAGTAGTGCTAGCTGGTAACAAAGAATCACACCTCGATGCCAGTAGTGCAGCAGCAGCAGGATGAGCAGCTGCAGGGAGGGTTGAGTGACTGCTGGGGGGTGCTCTGTGACGGGCAGGAAATGAGGTGGGGTGCTTGCCCACACCCATAAGGAGCTTCCCCCTGCTCTAGACAGTGGAGGACACGCAGCGCTGTGGCTCTGGTAAGTGCCTACTCTGCCTTCCAACCCAGGCAGGTCCCAGGCTTCTTGATGCCCATCATGGGGTCTGGGAGGGCTGCCTCCTGCCTAGTCAGGGCGTGGGGCTCTGGCCATGACCCGCATGAGCCCCCACTCCCAGCAGCTCTTTTAAGAACCACCCCCAGAAAAGACAGGTCCCGTGACAGGGatagagggggagaggaggaaagccaGAGAGCAGTGCAGTGCTGAGtgacaaacaccccccccccttcccaaccACGTTCAGTTCTGGTGATGAAAAGCCTGCAGTCCTCACCAAACAGGGCCATGCCTGGACCAGGATAGCTCTAGTGGTAGCCTGTGGCTTGCGGGCCCAGGTGTGACTTGAGAGGCTTCCCCAGATCATAGGTTTGGGCTGCAGTGACCCCAGTGCAGCCTTGGCCATGCTCTACCAGTCTCATGGCCACATTTACTAAGCAAAGTACTTTTTCACCAAGAGACCCTAGctagaggagggaaggtaggcaAGACCAAAAGGCCCGGGGGTTTCCCAGGGTGGCGTGGCGAGTGCTGACTCAACGCCAAAAGGAAGTGTCTGCCcacaagtggggctgctaggtgtGTGCCTGGTACCTCCAGTGCCCCTTTTTTCTGCCCTTAGGTCCTCCCATGACATAGGATGGGGCTGTTGGTACCCTCAGCCCTGCCAGTCCTCTGGGTCCTAGGGTGCTTCTCCCTGCTCCTCTGGCTGTGGGCGTTGTGCACAGCCTGCCACAGGTACAGTATGTCCCTCCAATCCAGGATTCTGGCTTAGACCCTCGCCCTCCACAGCTCTGGACCAGGAGTTACTCTAGGGAACTTGCAGGAGCTTTGCATGGACCTTTGTGCCGGGGTGGGTCCGCAGCTGACAGCCCCTGCCCCTACCTCTGTCCTCCTGACCTGATGATGCTCTTGCTCCCAGGAAGCAGGCTCAGAGGAAACAGGCCAGGCGCCGCGGCAGTGTGGTGCCAGTGGAGATGGTGAGTGCCAGGCTGTCCCGGGGCCAGAGCAGGACCAGCAGGGGACCAACCAGCATTCTTTACCCCCAGTCTCTGAGGCGGACCTACCTCTGCTCCCTCAGCAAGTCTGATACGAGGCTGCACGAACTCCATCGTGGTAAACACTACAGCACAGGTGAGCCCCTTGGGTGGGCACCTGGGCAGGCTGGCTTCAGCCCTAAAGCCAGACCTGCTCTGTCACCTGAATGACCTCTGCTTGACTCCACCCCTAGCCCCACGACCTGCTAGCATGGATCTGCGCCCACTATGGCTAGAGATGTCCAGGGGAAGCACCAGACTGCAGGCAACCTCCTCCACCTTCCTACCCCAGCAGCTGCCCAGGGCTCCTGCTATCACAGCCACAGCCCCCACAGAACCCACTGGCCCTGAGGCCACCTATTCCAATGTGGGGCTGGCTACAACCCCCAGGGCCAGCCTAGTGGCCAGGCCTGTGGTGTGGGGAGGAACACAGCTGATCAGCTGTGACAGGCTCGGGCCTAGAACTAGACCTACAGTGGCCAAGTATGCCTGCATCCAGAAGTGCAAGGGCCCCCAAGAACCGCAGGGGGAGGCAGAAGTGACCCCAGCCACTCAGGTAAAGCAGGTCTTGGTGGGATGGGGTAGGTGGAACGGGGTGGAACTTGGTAGTGGATTTTCTGAGCTGTCCCTGGGTTTGCTCTCTCCCTCCAGGATATCCTGTACTCAAAGATCTGCAAGCCTAAACATAGGAATCCAGAACTTTCCATATTCCAACCAGACCCTCAGGGTCAGGGAGTGGTTCCTGCCCCGAGGAGAGGCTTGGCACATGAAGACACCCCCCCTCAAGACCTGGGCATGGACCAAGGTCCCTCGGAAAACGTGTATGAGAGTATTCAGGAGATGGGGCTCTGAACGCCTGCAAACCGTCCCCCTCCATTAGCACAAGTGGGGAATATACACAGGGCACCAAGCCCTCTACCCTTTCCATCTTCCTCAGCTTAGGGCACCTTTCTCCCGAGGGATTCCCACCCTGCCGGTGACAGTACAGGTGTCAGATCCCAGAGCTGTGTCCCTGTCATCCAGGTGGGCCTGCATACTAATAAATCCCCATCTCACGGGATGGACATGCTGGCCTTGTAGTCTGCCTTTGTTTTGGGGGACAGGGGAttgaaccccagggcctcatgattgcAAATGTTCTACTTCCTGATCTATATacccacagctttttttttttcccagtcctgggccttggactcagggcctgagcactgtccctggcttccttttgctcaaggctagcactctgccacttgagccacagcgccacttctggccattttctgtatatgtggtgctggggaatcgaacccagggcctcatgtatacgaggcaagcactctaccactaggccatattcccaacacacaccccacacaccccacacacacaccccccaccaccaccaccccccctttTATAAGGGGACCAGGCAGTCTTTCCCTGGCCAGCCCTGAACTCTTAagtcttcctgcctccacctccctggTGGCTGAGATTAAAGATGTGCATCAGCATGTTCAGCCTACCTTCCTAAAAACTAGGAGAGCTAGAATTAGGGTTCTAGAAGGATTGGAGCCTTGGGATGGGCTCTTGCTCtggatgcccaggccctggcacTGCGACTGCCCTTGGCAGCGGTCAGTAGTGAGCCCTTTAAGGTGGCTTCCAGGCCTGCAGGCAGCGTGGCCAGCCAGAGGACGAGCGCTGGACCTGAGCGCACGGCCTGACCAGACCCTGCGTTACTGAAGTGGAGGGAGGGCAGCACTTGTGGCACGCATATTGAAGACTGGGGGACGGCCGAGGAGGTGGGGCCCTCCCTAGTTGAAAGGCAAGCACAGGCGCCCCAGGTTGGGCTGCACCGGCCGGGCCTGGGCACCCAGCGCAGCAAGGCGCAAGCTCCTCAGAGCTGAGGCCGCTGCGAGATGGGCGGCTGCCGGCTGGGACCCGGAGGTGTGGACGCCCTGCGCTGACCAATGGGTGCGGTAGGCGCGGCCGGCCAGGCAGCTTCCTGCGATTGATCCTGGGCCCGACgccgctgggtgctgggtgctgggtgctgggtactgggtgctgggctccAGGCCCAGGCTGCCGACCCTGACGCTGTGGCTGGGCGCCTTGGGCCGGGCCGCTGGTGCCCATGGCCCGGGTCGCTGACAAAGCTTCTTTTACGCAGAGACGGCTGCGCACACTTTGGCCcccgagggcggggcggggggcggccgcTCCACCGTTCCGCGTGGGTCCTGTGAGATGCGGGTGGTCGTCCAGGGCCGTGGGCCCGGGACTCATCCCGCGCCGAGGTGGCTGCGGGGGCCCTGGCCTGTGCTGAGTCTGCCCGATCCGCAGGGTCCTTGGAGCCGCAGTCCGTGGATCTGGGGGTGTCGGGTGGGGCGCTGAGGGCGGACCGGAGGCTCCTGCCACCGGTGCCAGGTGAGCCCGAGTTTGACCCCCAACTATGTGTGTGCTGCGTGCACACTACTaatggtgtgtgcatgtgcgtctGTGCACGTGCCTGTCGatgtatgcacatgcacgtgcagattctgccttccctgccctcccgGCCTCCACCAAGGAAGGACAGGCTGGTCAGCGTCCAGAGTCAGGATTCTGCCCCCCTACCCCTCCAGCTGCCGTGGGGCTCCCTGTGCGGGAGTAGGACGACTTCTTGCCAGCTGTGCAGGAATCCCTGGGGGTCCCCCAGGCACCTCCTCTCCACCAGGCTGTGCTCAGCACCTCTGGCCAGAGCAGGCTCTCTCTGACCCGCTGCAGCATAGTAGCTGCCTGATCTGGACCCAGggctccccaggctggcctgactGCTGGCCGTTCAGCGTACACAGTAGACCCACAGCTGCCCTGCACCGCCCTGGTgaatgggggtggggcagggctgtCGGAGCCCCAGCTGTGAGGTTTCGGAATCCTGCCTGCAGTCTGCAATGGAGCACAGCACCAGTAGTGGAGAACTCAGGCCACCGGCAGACCCCTGGCAGTTACTGGCCCTCTTCCAGCCCGGCCACCTTACAAGTCCCCTCTGTGCAGAAGCTCCAGTGTCACCTTCAGCCCGGGTGAGGTTCAGAAGTCTGTCTCTGCTGGGACCCTGTAGCCACCCAGCATGGGCCCAAAGCCTACTATACCACCTGTCAAACTTGCCTGTGAGCTCTAAGTGGATATCCAGACCCACCACACCCCTTACTGCACAATCCCAGGCCTTTGTGAACCTCTCACCTTCTCTATGCTGCTTCCTGGCCATTTCAGCATCGCCCCCTTCTCCTGGGAAGGCTTCTCACCTAGCTGCCAAGGCCAACACCTCCAGGAGGCACTCTGCCCACCAAACTCATCTGAACAGGCTGCAGGCAGCTCAAGAATGAGGGCCCCGAGGAGGCCAGGAGGTGGCCAGAAGGCAGGAGGGTTTGTAGAGCAGCTTGGTCCTACTCAAGTTCCCAAGGTTCCCACCGAGCCTGGCCTGGAGCTGGGAAGGAAGTCCTGGCCCTGGGCTCTAGGCAGCCACAGTGGCAGCAGCCCCCGTGAGATGGGGGCTGGGACCAGGCCAGCAAGCCAGTCCATTCCCTCAACCCCCTCACCCGCTCTGCTCCCACAGCCAGCCGCGTCCTGCttgaggaggagggaggtgagGCTGGGGAaggccctgggggaggaggcCTTAGCTGTGGACCTGGGCCCCACGGCCCCAGCCTCTGCAGGTTATGCTCCAGGGCCTGTAGCGAGGTGCTGGCCGGCCGAGGGCGTGGTGTGTCTGGAAGGCCGAGGCACATCCACCTAGCACACCTGGgttgtgtggggggggaggtggctgGGCCAGGGTGGGATCTGGCCAGAGCACAGTGATGGCTGAGAGGATTTCTACTATGCAGAGCTGGACACTGAGGTACATACTTTGACCGATGGGTTGTCTGGCCTGACCcaggcattcccccccccccccactttcctccacctggagccccagctctgttccccccccccccccacagcctgcTACAATCCCCAGcgctgtccccccacccccaccccatgctcAGCTCTACATGTGCCCACCAGGCCTGCCACAGTGACCAGGCCTGCCCAGCAGCTGAGGCCACGAATGGTGGCTGGGGGAGGGTCTCAGGACACTCTAGAAAGAAGCCAAGTTCAGGCTGTATCTCCCCCACCCACCTGGAATGGCAGCCCTCCAAGGCTCAGGTCTGcacaccagccctgcctcccaagCTCAGGGCCAGCCTGAGGtgtttgggggcgggggagagggtcCCAGCCAGCTACACCCCATGCCCCGGAATGTCCCCCAGGAGGCCCCATGGTGATGCCAACAAGTGCCAGAGGTGCACAGCACGGGCCACTGGGACCTGCGGTGTACGGCTGGCCCCCACTGGAAGCTTGACAGCAGCTTCCCGGCCTGAGCCCAGCCTCTGGTGCTGTTACTTGGCCTCCCTCCCAACCCAAGCTTGGGGCTGGAACAAGCAGGACCCGggcacgggggcgggggtgggggcagtatGTACTTCCTTGGAGGTTTGGGGAGGGTTCCTGCCACTCAAAATGCCTCTAAGGGAaccagcctttttcttttcttttctttttttctttgtggttgtggggcttgaactcagggtctaggtgctgtccttgagcttttttcactcaacgctcgtgccctaccactttgagccacagctccacttccggttttctgggggttgATTGAAGATATGAGCCTCACAGACTCtggccccagctgactttgaacctcagtcctcagatctcagcctgagaagctaggattccaggtgtgaaccaccaaaagcaaacCACACGCCACTGTCCCCTTGGCCCTGGGGCAGCCAGCCACTGCCCACACACTTGCAAGGGTGTTGATGGGACCCGCTCTAGGCCAGTCTATAGAGTCACCCTGAGGAGCGGGCTAACATCTCAACTCATTTGTGAAACTTGTGTCTTCATGTCTGGACTGTATCAGGCAAGGAGAACAACTAAAAGTTGAGAGGGggtggttatttatttttttccccaggagcTGAGTCTGCCTCCTCAGGGTAATGACAAGGTCCAAGACTCTCTGCTGGGCAGGGGTGGTGGGCAGCCAGTGATGAGCCCCAGGGTCTGAGGGGCCACCCTCTAGTCACCCCCACCAGGGCAAGGCCACGGAAAGGCACTGTGAAACACACAGGAGGCGTCTGCTTGGAGCAGCCATTTCCGGATTTATTGAAAGCAATCATTTGCAAGAATGTCTATGCTAATCCCAtcacagaaaggaaacccacaggCAGCCTGGAACACAGGAGGCAGACAAGAAACCTCAAGATCCACTGGAGAAGGTAATGCTTACCTGTCCCGTGGCTACAGAGACGCAGAAGGACAGAGCTGTGATTTCCCACCAACTGATTACGAAAAACCTCCTCCCCCAAATATTAAACACATCTTCAGTACAAACACAGGtttataataattaatataaagTCAATATAATATAGATTATCTCCAGAGAAAATCAACAATCTTCAAACACTGACCTTTTTATCTATTCTATTTTTGACAGGTTGAAAGCatgttgaaaaaataaatatttcagaaaagcaCGCGCAGCACCCTCACTACAGCGGTTCTAAAAGGGCTACATACAAAACACAACACAGGGTCTAAGAACAAAAGACAACCACCATTAAATATGGCTTTCTTAAGAGTTGCACATGTCACAGAATGAGCCAAAGTAAGATTATCTTTCATAATATTGCAAAAAATTCCAGTTTTTGcatttttctcagttttttttaaaggaagatgtGCAAAGTTGGAAGCAAAGCTGTGTTTTCTGATTCAGGTCCCTGTCGAGTCCTGGCAGTGTCCTGTTTCCCAAAACCCAGAGAGTTCACATCTACAATCTGGTCAGGACCCAGGGCTCAGTAGAAAAGGCCTGTGGTTTCCCTACCCTC
This window encodes:
- the Lime1 gene encoding lck-interacting transmembrane adapter 1 — its product is MGLLVPSALPVLWVLGCFSLLLWLWALCTACHRKQAQRKQARRRGSVVPVEMVSARLSRGQSRTSRGPTSILYPQSLRRTYLCSLSKSDTRLHELHRGKHYSTAPRPASMDLRPLWLEMSRGSTRLQATSSTFLPQQLPRAPAITATAPTEPTGPEATYSNVGLATTPRASLVARPVVWGGTQLISCDRLGPRTRPTVAKYACIQKCKGPQEPQGEAEVTPATQDILYSKICKPKHRNPELSIFQPDPQGQGVVPAPRRGLAHEDTPPQDLGMDQGPSENVYESIQEMGL
- the Zgpat gene encoding zinc finger CCCH-type with G patch domain-containing protein, coding for MDEESLEAALQTYHAQLRQVERALDAGPGAGPDAGLDSGLGAGLDAAAEADLRQLQGDLKELIELTEASLVSVRKSKLLAALEPEPPARDDAEYLAFQKAIAEVAETPAAPGADLETAPEEEARPEPTTPGPGEGEDRDPEDELSGAKVKAPYYSAWGTLEYHNAMVVGTEEAEDGTACVRVLYLYPTHKSLKPCPFFLEGKCRFKENCRFSHGQVVSVDELRPFQDPDLSLLQVGSACLAKHQDGLWHPARITDVDSGYYTVKFDSLLLKEAVVEGDSILPPLRTEATESSDSDSGDADDSSYARVVESTLDTGTCSSAFAGWEVHTRGIGSKLLAKMGYEFGKGLGRHAEGRVEPIHAVVLPRGKSLDQCADILQKRTKRVQAGASRPPRCRGSRGGPRGRPPPRNVFDFLNEKLQSQAPGVLEAGVDPPGRKNKDMYHANKSAKQALSLQLFQTEEKIERTQRDIRGIQEALSRNAGRHSVAAAQLQEKLEGAQRQLRQLRAQEAGLQLERRKADTHRKMTEF